ATTTTGCTTATCGGTGCGACTGGGACGATCGGTAGCGCGGTCAAGGAACACCTTTCCGAGCGCCACGAGGTAATCTCAGCTGGCTCCAAGAGCGGCGATGTTCATATCGATATCACCGATCCGGCCTCGATCAAGGAGGCCTTCGAGCAGCTGAGCCCGCTGGATGCCGTGATCATGACCCTGGGCAAGGCAACTTTCGCGGCCTTTAACGAGCTTGAGTCAGCCCCGCTGAGCGATTCCAAGCACCTGCTGGGAATCGAGAACAAACTGATGGGGCAGATTAATGTCGCCCAGGTAGCGCGGGACTATCTCACCGATGGAGGTTCCATCACCCTAACCACCGGCATCCTCAACGAGCATCCGGTGCCGGGTAGCGTGTCGCCCAGCATGGTCAACGGCGCCCTGGATGCCTTCGTCAAGGCGGCTGCCATGGAAATGCCGCGCGGCATCCGCATCAACAGCGTGAGCCCGAGCGTGCTGCGTCAGTCGCTGGGAAAGTACGGTCCCTTCTTTCGTGGCTTCAAGCCAGTGGAAGCTGCCGATGTGGCGCTGGCCTACAGTCGCAGCGTTGAATCCCTCGTCACCGGCCAGGTCCTGAAAGTCTGGTAAGGCCGGGTGGAATCAGGTGCTGTTAGCCCGTCGTCTTCTCTGCAAGTGGGGAACTGTGAATGGTTCACGATCTTGAAGGAATGAATGTCCTGGTCACTGGGGCCACGGGCAGCATCGGCACGGCCATCGTCAAGGAAGTTGCCCGCTGCGGCGGCTTCCCGCTGATGCATTATCGACACAATCGGCAAGCGGCGGGGACCTTGCTTGAGGCCGTGAACGGGCATGGTCTACTGGTGCAGGCCGATCTTTCGGCCCGCGAGGGGCCGAAAGATCTCTGGGAGGCTTGTATTGCCAAGGCAAAGCGTATCGATGCCGTGGTGCATAATGCCGGGGTGAGAATGGAGATTTCCCTCGAGTCCGACTGGGACGATTGGCACGCCGCCTGGGCTCGGGAGCTGCAGATCAACATCCAGGCCGTTGCCGACCTGAACCGCCTGGCCATCCCACATTTTTCCGAGCATGGGAGCGGGCGGATCATCAGCATGGCCAGCCGGGCTGGGCAGCGCGGCTACAGTGCCGAGGCCTTGCCCTACGGGGTCACCAAGGCTGCGTTGATCAACCTGTCCAAGTCGGTCGCGACTTCCTTCGGACACCTCGGCATCGTTTCGGCCTGCATCGCCCCGGGCTGGGTCAGGACCGAGATGGCGGAGGCATTCATCGCCAAGCATGGTTTCCAGGCGGCTGTCGCGGACATTCCCATTGGCGATATCGCCACACCGCAGGAAGTAGCCGAGCTGGTGGGCTTCTGCCTGAAACCCTCTCAGCGTTCCATAAATGGTGCGACCTTTGACATGAACGGCGGCAGCTACATCCGCTGAGACACTACATCATCAGAGAGGAAGTCTCATGAGTCGCTTTCAGAACAAGGTCGCGATGGTGACTGGCGGGGGTGGTGGCATCGGCGGTGCCATCTGTCGTCGTTTGGCCGGGGAGGGCGCTTTAGCGGTGATCGTCGATCACGATGTCGAGGCCGCAGGAAGCGTGAAGGCGGAGATAGAGGGCGAGGGCGGCCGAGCCTTGGTCAAGACCGTCGATATCACCGAGGAGGCGGCCTGCCAGCAGTTGGTTGATGACGTCCTGTCAGAGTTCGGTCGCCTGGATATTCTGGTCAATAATGCCGGAATCAATCGCCGCGGTGATATCACGGAGGTCTCGACGGATGATTGGCATGCCAGCTTCGCCGTGAACCTGCATGCGATGTTTTACCTGTGCCGGGCGGCGGTGCCGCACATGGCGGCCGCGGGCGGTGGGGCGATCGTCAACACCGCTTCTCAGTGGGGACTGCAACCGGCGCCCGGTCATATCGCCTACAACGTGACCAAGTCGGCGGTGGTGGCCTTCTCGAAGAGTCTCGCCCGGGACGGAGCCCCGCAACGGATCCGCGTCAACTCTGTGTGCCCCGGCGAAATCCATACCGCCATGCTGGAGTCGGGGCTGCGGAGAGCCGGCAAAACTGTCGAGGACCTCGACCGGATCGTACCCTACGGTCGTATCGGCAAGCCGGAAGAGGTCGCCGCCCTGGTGGCCTTCTTGAGTTCCGACGAGGCGCCGTTCATGTGTGGCTCGACGGTGGAGATCACCGGGGCCCAGGCCGTGTCCTGAGCTTTTTTGTCCGGCGCGCGCCCTACTGGCCGCGCACCAGACCACTATCATCAGCAGGTAACACCTCATGATCGATGGCAGCGTCGAGATCCAGCGGGTCTCGTTCGAGGGACTTCGTGCCCGCTTGACAGAAGTGTTCCGCCAGGCCGGAGTTATTCGGCACAACGCCGGCATTTTGGCTGATAACTGCGCTCGCTGCGAGCGCGACGGGGTGCACAGCCATGGCATCTTCCGCATCCCGGGGTACCTCGGCTCGCTGGAGAGTGGCTGGGTGGACGGGCGTGCGCAACCCCGGGTCGAGCAGGCCGGGGATGGCTACCTGCGTGTCGATGCGGCAAACGGCTTTGCCCAGCCTGCGCTCGACGCGGCACGTTCTCAGATCGAGGACAGCCTGGCGCGTAGCGGCCATTGCATTGTCGCCATCCGGGACTCCCACCATTTCAGTGCCCTGTGGCCCGACCTCGAGCCCTTTGCCGAGGCCGGCTACGTGGGCTTCACCACGGTCACGGGGGTCGCCCACGTGGTGCCGCCTGGCGGCCATACGCCGGTCTTCGGCACCAACCCCATCGCCTTCGCCACTCCGGTGGCAGAGGCGCCCCCACTGATCTTCGATCAGGCGACCAGCACCATGGCGCATGGTGACCTCCAGATCGCCGCCCGGGAAGGAAAGACGGTGCCGATGGGCACCGGGGTGGACCGGTCCGGCAATGCCAGTGACTCGCCGGAATCCATCCTTGAGGGTGGTCTGTCGCCGTTTGGGGGGCACAAGGGCGGCTCCATTGCCCTGATGGTGGAGATCCTGGCTTCAGCCCTGACCGGCGGGCAGTTTTCCAGCGAAGTTGATCTGTCCGGGCATCCCGGGGCGCAGACACCCAGGACGGGGCAGTTCCTGCTCCTGATCGATCCCGCCCGAGGCGACAATGCCGCCTTTGCCCGCCGTGTGGCTGGGCTGCTCGAGGCCGTCCGCTCGGCCGGTCAGTCACGGCTGCCGGGCGAGCGTCGCCTGCGTCATCGCCGCGATGCCGAGAGGCACGGCATCCCGATCACCCGGCAAGACTGGGAAGCGCTGGCGAAATAACACGTCATGCGCGGCTGTACCGAAAAGGACCATTGATATGAACAACTCGTCGCTTGTAAACGAAGGCCTGGCCCTGATGGGGCTCGGCATGGGCTTCGTGTTTGTTTTTCTTACCGTGCTAGTGATCGTCACGACCCTGATGTCCAAGGTCATCGGCCGCTTCTTCCCCGAGCCGGCCCCGGCTGCCCCGTCCCGGCCCGGGCGTGCCGCGCCGGCCGGCGACGATGACCTCATGGCCGTGATCAGTGCCGCGGTGCACCGTTATCGCCAGCGCCGCTGAGGCCAGGCCGCTTTCCCCCTGTCCCTTTCCATCCTTTATAACGATAAGGAACGTCTCATGAGTGAGAACGCCCGCCCACTCGGCATCACCGACGTGGTCCTCCGCGACGCCCACCAGTCGCTGTTCGCCACCCGCATGCGCCTGGACGACATGCTGCCCATCGCCGAGAAGCTCGACAAGATCGGCTTCTGGTCGCTGGAGTCCTGGGGGGGCGCCACCTTCGACGCCTGTATCCGCTACCTCGGCGAGGACCCGTGGGAGCGGATACGGGCGTTGAAGGCGGCCATGCCCAACACCCGCCAGCAGATGCTGCTGCGTGGCCAGAACCTGCTCGGCTATCGCCACTACGCCGACGACGTGGTCGACCGCTTCGTCGAGCGCGCCAGGACCAACGGGGTCGATGTCTTCCGCGTCTTCGACGCCATGAACGACCCGCGCAACCTGGAGCGGGCCATCCAGGCGGTGCGCGCCAATGAGGGGCACGCCCAGGGTACCATTTCCTACACCCTGAGCCCCGTGCACACCATGGACAGCTGGGTCGAGCTGGCCAAGTCCATCGCCGCCATGGGCGCCGATTCCCTGGCCATCAAGGACATGGCCGGGCTGCTCACCCCCTACGATGCCTTCGAGCTGGTGTCGCGGCTGAAGCAGACGCTGGATATCCCCATCCACATGCAGTGCCATGCCACCACCGGGCTGTCCAGCGCCACCGCCCTCAAGGCCGTGGAAGCGGGCATCGACAACGTCGACACCGCCATCTCCTCGATGTCCATGACCTACGGCCACAGCCCCACCGAGTCGCTGGTGGCCATGCTCAAGGGCACCGAGCGCGATACCGGCCTCGACCTGGAGGCCCTCGAGGACATCGCCGCCTACTTCCGCGAGGTGCGCAAGAAGTATGCCGCCTTCGAGGGCTCGCTCAAGGGCATCGACGGCCGCATCCTGGTGGCCCAGGTGCCGGGCGGCATGCTCACCAACATGGAGAACCAGCTCAAGGAACAGGGCGCCGGCGACCGTCTCGACGAGGTGCTCAAGGAGATCCCCCGGGTCCGCGAGGACCTGGGCTACATCCCGCTGGTCACCCCGACCTCGCAGATCGTCGGTACCCAGGCGGTGATGAACGTGATGATGGGCGAACGCTACAAGTCCATCTCCAAGGAAGTCCAGGCGCTGCTCAAGGGCGAGTACGGTGCCGCCCCGGCCGAGCTCAACAAGGAGCTGCAGGCACGGGTGCTGGAGGGCGGCGAGCCGATCACCTGCCGCCCCGCCGACAACCTGGCGCCGGAGATGGACAGGCTGACCGCCGAGCTCAAGGACAAGGCCAAGGCCGAGGGCATTCGCCTGGCCGAGGGCGAGCGCGAGATCGACGACGTGCTCACCTATGCGTTGTTCCCGCAGATCGGCCTGAAGTTCCTCAAGAACCGCGACAACCCCGACGCCTTCGAGCCGGCCCCCCAGGCGCTGCAAGCCGGTACCCAGCCGGGTGCCCGGGCGCCGGCGACCCAGGGTGGCGCTCCGGCCGACCCCGAGACCTACACCATCAAGGTCAACGGCAAGGCGTACGTGGTCGAGGTCGCCGAGGGCGGCGAGATCGGTCAGGTCCAGGAGCAGGGCGCCGCCCCGGCGGCTCCGGCGGCTCCGGCCGCCTCCTCGGGCGAGACCATCGCCGCGCCGCTCGCCGGCAACATCTTCAAGGTCAACGTCAGCGTCGGCGACCCGGTCGCCGAGGGCGACGTGGTGATCATCCTCGAGGCCATGAAGATGGAGACCGAGGTGCGTGCCGCCTCGGCGGGGACCGTCTCGGCGGTCAAGGTCAGCGAAGGCGACAGCGTGGCCGTCGGCGACGCCCTCGTCGTGCTCTGAGGAAGGTTCCATGACCGAGAAGATACTGACGCTCTGGACCGGCTCGGGGCTCTACAACCTGAGTCTCGGCCAGGCGGTGATGCTGGCCGTCGGCCTGCTGCTGCTGTGGCTGGCCATGGCCAAGAAGTTCGAGCCGCTGCTGCTGGTGCCGATCGGCTTCGGCGGCATCCTGGCCAACATTCCCGAGGCGGGGCTGGCGCTGTCGGCCGCCGAGCAGGCGGCCCACCTGGCCGGGCCCGAGCTGCTCGAGCGCATGGCGGCGGCGCTGCAGCTGAGCCTGGACCCGGCCGCCGGCGTCGAGGCCTGGCGCCACACCCTCACCGAGGTGCTGCACGGCGACACCCCGCCCGAGCTGATCCGCGCCGCCAACGACGTGGCCAAGGGGGCCGGCCATGCCCCCGGCATGCTCTACCAGTTCTACAGCGTGGCGATCGCCTCCGGCGTGGCGCCGCTGGTGATCTTCATGGGCGTGGGCGCGATGACCGACTTCGGTCCGCTGCTCGCCAACCCGCGCACGCTGTTCCTCGGCGCGGCCGCCCAGTTCGGCATCTTCGCCACCCTGCTCGGGGCGGTGGGCATGTCGGCGATGGGCTGGATGGACTTCACGCTCAACCAGGCTGCCGCCATCGGCATCATCGGCGGCGCCGACGGGCCGACCTCGATCTATGTCTCGAGCATCCTGGCCCCGGAGCTGCTGGGGGCCATCGCCGTGGCGTCCTACTCCTACATGGCGCTGGTGCCGCTGATCCAGCCGCCGATCATGCGCGCCCTGACCACCAGGCACGAGCGCGAGATCGCCATGACCCAGCTGCGGCCGGTGTCCAAGCTGGAGAAGATCGTCTTCCCGCTCAGCCTGCTGATCCTGGTGGTGCTCTTCCTGCCGGATGCCGCGCCGCTGCTGGGGATGTTCTGCTTCGGCAACCTGATGCGCGAGTGCGGGGTGGTCGAGCGGCTGTCCGACACCGCCCAGAACGCCCTGATCAACATCGTGACCATCTTCCTGGGGCTGTCGGTGGGCTCCAAGCTGATGGCCGACCGCTTCCTGGCGGTGGAGACCCTGGGCATCCTCGGGCTCGGCATGGTGGCCTTCGCCATCGGCACCGCCTGCGGTGTGCTGATGGCCAAGCTGCTCAACAGCGTCAGCAAGATGCCGATCAACCCGCTGATCGGCTCCGCCGGCGTCTCGGCGGTGCCCATGGCGGCGCGGGTGTCGAACAAGGTGGGACTGGAGTCCAATCCCCACAACTTCCTGCTGATGCATGCCATGGGGCCCAACGTGGCCGGCGTGATCGGCTCGGCGGTGGCCGCCGGCGTGATGATCAAGTACCTCGGCTGAGGGCGCCGCCACGTCCGTCCGCGAAACGGCGCCCCTCGGGGCGCCGTTTCGCGTTGTGGCCGCCATCTTCCTGTTACCTG
The Halomonas sp. M4R1S46 DNA segment above includes these coding regions:
- a CDS encoding Ldh family oxidoreductase, which encodes MIDGSVEIQRVSFEGLRARLTEVFRQAGVIRHNAGILADNCARCERDGVHSHGIFRIPGYLGSLESGWVDGRAQPRVEQAGDGYLRVDAANGFAQPALDAARSQIEDSLARSGHCIVAIRDSHHFSALWPDLEPFAEAGYVGFTTVTGVAHVVPPGGHTPVFGTNPIAFATPVAEAPPLIFDQATSTMAHGDLQIAAREGKTVPMGTGVDRSGNASDSPESILEGGLSPFGGHKGGSIALMVEILASALTGGQFSSEVDLSGHPGAQTPRTGQFLLLIDPARGDNAAFARRVAGLLEAVRSAGQSRLPGERRLRHRRDAERHGIPITRQDWEALAK
- a CDS encoding short chain dehydrogenase, which codes for MSDKRLKILLIGATGTIGSAVKEHLSERHEVISAGSKSGDVHIDITDPASIKEAFEQLSPLDAVIMTLGKATFAAFNELESAPLSDSKHLLGIENKLMGQINVAQVARDYLTDGGSITLTTGILNEHPVPGSVSPSMVNGALDAFVKAAAMEMPRGIRINSVSPSVLRQSLGKYGPFFRGFKPVEAADVALAYSRSVESLVTGQVLKVW
- a CDS encoding OadG family protein; this encodes MNNSSLVNEGLALMGLGMGFVFVFLTVLVIVTTLMSKVIGRFFPEPAPAAPSRPGRAAPAGDDDLMAVISAAVHRYRQRR
- a CDS encoding SDR family NAD(P)-dependent oxidoreductase, whose amino-acid sequence is MVHDLEGMNVLVTGATGSIGTAIVKEVARCGGFPLMHYRHNRQAAGTLLEAVNGHGLLVQADLSAREGPKDLWEACIAKAKRIDAVVHNAGVRMEISLESDWDDWHAAWARELQINIQAVADLNRLAIPHFSEHGSGRIISMASRAGQRGYSAEALPYGVTKAALINLSKSVATSFGHLGIVSACIAPGWVRTEMAEAFIAKHGFQAAVADIPIGDIATPQEVAELVGFCLKPSQRSINGATFDMNGGSYIR
- a CDS encoding sodium ion-translocating decarboxylase subunit beta, whose product is MTEKILTLWTGSGLYNLSLGQAVMLAVGLLLLWLAMAKKFEPLLLVPIGFGGILANIPEAGLALSAAEQAAHLAGPELLERMAAALQLSLDPAAGVEAWRHTLTEVLHGDTPPELIRAANDVAKGAGHAPGMLYQFYSVAIASGVAPLVIFMGVGAMTDFGPLLANPRTLFLGAAAQFGIFATLLGAVGMSAMGWMDFTLNQAAAIGIIGGADGPTSIYVSSILAPELLGAIAVASYSYMALVPLIQPPIMRALTTRHEREIAMTQLRPVSKLEKIVFPLSLLILVVLFLPDAAPLLGMFCFGNLMRECGVVERLSDTAQNALINIVTIFLGLSVGSKLMADRFLAVETLGILGLGMVAFAIGTACGVLMAKLLNSVSKMPINPLIGSAGVSAVPMAARVSNKVGLESNPHNFLLMHAMGPNVAGVIGSAVAAGVMIKYLG
- the oadA gene encoding sodium-extruding oxaloacetate decarboxylase subunit alpha; its protein translation is MSENARPLGITDVVLRDAHQSLFATRMRLDDMLPIAEKLDKIGFWSLESWGGATFDACIRYLGEDPWERIRALKAAMPNTRQQMLLRGQNLLGYRHYADDVVDRFVERARTNGVDVFRVFDAMNDPRNLERAIQAVRANEGHAQGTISYTLSPVHTMDSWVELAKSIAAMGADSLAIKDMAGLLTPYDAFELVSRLKQTLDIPIHMQCHATTGLSSATALKAVEAGIDNVDTAISSMSMTYGHSPTESLVAMLKGTERDTGLDLEALEDIAAYFREVRKKYAAFEGSLKGIDGRILVAQVPGGMLTNMENQLKEQGAGDRLDEVLKEIPRVREDLGYIPLVTPTSQIVGTQAVMNVMMGERYKSISKEVQALLKGEYGAAPAELNKELQARVLEGGEPITCRPADNLAPEMDRLTAELKDKAKAEGIRLAEGEREIDDVLTYALFPQIGLKFLKNRDNPDAFEPAPQALQAGTQPGARAPATQGGAPADPETYTIKVNGKAYVVEVAEGGEIGQVQEQGAAPAAPAAPAASSGETIAAPLAGNIFKVNVSVGDPVAEGDVVIILEAMKMETEVRAASAGTVSAVKVSEGDSVAVGDALVVL
- a CDS encoding SDR family NAD(P)-dependent oxidoreductase, with translation MSRFQNKVAMVTGGGGGIGGAICRRLAGEGALAVIVDHDVEAAGSVKAEIEGEGGRALVKTVDITEEAACQQLVDDVLSEFGRLDILVNNAGINRRGDITEVSTDDWHASFAVNLHAMFYLCRAAVPHMAAAGGGAIVNTASQWGLQPAPGHIAYNVTKSAVVAFSKSLARDGAPQRIRVNSVCPGEIHTAMLESGLRRAGKTVEDLDRIVPYGRIGKPEEVAALVAFLSSDEAPFMCGSTVEITGAQAVS